A region of Candidatus Liberibacter africanus PTSAPSY DNA encodes the following proteins:
- a CDS encoding beta-ketoacyl-ACP synthase III, translating into MIRSTVLGIGSSLPKKVLSNSELKGIVDTSDEWIKRRVGISHRHIAGEGETTASLGEAAARDALFHAQMSVDDIDLIIVATSTPDNTFPSTSVNIQNRLGMKHGFAFDIQAVCSGFVYAMTTADSYIRSGMVRRVMIIGADTFSRIVDWSDRSTCVLFGDGAGALILGSVELKESDANDVGVLSTCLCSDGSYIDKLYMDGGPSTSGTVGHLRMEGKTVFKYAVAKAVELIERICDSSKIAIENIDWFIPHQANRRIIDSIAEKMNIPIDKVIITVDVHGNTSAASIPLALDVAVKGGRIKKGDCLLLEAMGGGFTSGAILLRW; encoded by the coding sequence GTGATTCGTTCTACTGTACTGGGGATTGGTTCTTCTCTCCCCAAAAAGGTTCTTTCTAATTCTGAGTTAAAGGGTATTGTAGATACTTCTGATGAATGGATTAAAAGGCGTGTTGGTATTAGTCATCGGCATATTGCAGGAGAGGGTGAGACTACGGCTTCTCTTGGAGAAGCTGCTGCTCGTGATGCGTTATTTCATGCGCAGATGAGTGTAGATGATATTGATCTCATAATTGTGGCTACTTCAACTCCGGATAATACTTTCCCTTCGACATCTGTAAATATTCAGAATCGTTTGGGAATGAAACATGGTTTTGCTTTTGATATTCAAGCTGTTTGTTCTGGATTTGTTTATGCAATGACTACTGCTGATTCTTATATACGCTCAGGAATGGTACGGCGTGTTATGATAATAGGGGCAGATACTTTCTCGCGTATTGTTGATTGGTCTGATCGTTCTACTTGTGTTTTATTTGGTGATGGTGCGGGGGCTTTAATTCTTGGATCTGTGGAACTTAAGGAATCTGATGCAAATGATGTAGGAGTACTATCTACTTGTTTATGCTCTGATGGTTCATACATTGATAAGTTGTATATGGATGGTGGTCCTTCTACTTCTGGAACTGTAGGTCATTTGCGTATGGAGGGAAAGACTGTTTTCAAATATGCGGTAGCAAAGGCTGTAGAATTAATAGAAAGAATTTGTGATTCTTCTAAGATTGCCATTGAAAATATTGATTGGTTTATTCCGCATCAGGCTAATCGGCGTATTATTGATAGCATAGCAGAAAAAATGAATATTCCTATTGATAAAGTTATTATCACGGTAGATGTACATGGTAATACTTCTGCTGCTTCTATTCCCCTTGCTTTAGATGTGGCGGTTAAGGGAGGCCGTATTAAAAAAGGAGATTGCCTTTTATTGGAGGCAATGGGGGGAGGATTTACTTCTGGTGCCATACTGTTACGATGGTAA
- a CDS encoding integration host factor subunit alpha, whose amino-acid sequence MKKTITRSDLAKSISKKFGLSKKDSMHFVKSVFNEICDSAVRGETIKISSFATFNVKEKGPRIGRNLQTNQEVIINPRRVMVFRASSILKKRIIDDMRNSDCNKDDVTYQ is encoded by the coding sequence ATGAAAAAAACTATAACCCGATCAGATTTAGCAAAGTCTATTTCAAAAAAATTTGGTCTTTCTAAAAAAGATTCGATGCATTTCGTGAAGAGCGTATTTAACGAAATTTGTGATTCTGCAGTTCGTGGGGAAACAATAAAAATTTCCTCCTTTGCTACTTTTAATGTAAAGGAAAAAGGTCCGCGTATTGGTCGTAATTTACAGACTAATCAAGAGGTTATTATTAATCCTCGTCGTGTAATGGTGTTTAGGGCTTCTTCCATTTTGAAAAAAAGAATTATAGATGATATGCGTAATAGTGATTGCAATAAAGATGATGTCACGTATCAATAA
- a CDS encoding superoxide dismutase: MDFKLPNLPYNYDSLAPYMSQVTLEYHHGVHHKNYADNASKLASDAEMSHLSLEEIIIKSHGSNAGLFNNASQYYNHNLFWPCMKNNGGKEQIPQTLSDAINANFGSYEKFKSDFIIAASTQFGSGWGWLSVKNGKLEISKTQNAENPLINGAIPILGIDVWEHAYYLDFQHKRGSYIECFISNLVNWEYVDERYKSAISSQKVDS, encoded by the coding sequence ATGGACTTTAAACTGCCCAATTTGCCTTATAACTATGATTCCCTTGCTCCATATATGTCACAAGTGACCCTGGAGTACCACCATGGTGTGCACCATAAGAATTATGCAGACAATGCATCAAAGCTTGCGTCCGATGCTGAGATGTCACACTTGTCACTTGAGGAAATTATAATAAAGTCGCACGGATCTAATGCCGGTCTTTTTAATAATGCTTCTCAATATTATAATCATAATCTTTTTTGGCCGTGTATGAAGAATAATGGCGGAAAAGAACAAATACCTCAAACACTAAGCGATGCCATTAATGCCAATTTTGGAAGTTATGAAAAATTTAAGTCAGACTTCATCATAGCCGCCTCCACACAATTTGGATCCGGATGGGGATGGTTGTCAGTTAAAAATGGAAAACTAGAAATATCAAAAACCCAAAACGCCGAAAATCCTCTTATAAATGGAGCAATCCCAATTCTTGGTATTGATGTATGGGAACATGCCTATTATCTAGATTTTCAACACAAGCGTGGAAGTTATATCGAATGCTTCATTAGCAATCTTGTAAATTGGGAATACGTTGATGAACGCTATAAGTCGGCTATATCATCTCAAAAAGTAGATTCATAA
- a CDS encoding cation diffusion facilitator family transporter — protein MQNYKARSKSEESLLKLSICVTILMASANLIVGVITGSSSIVFDGFYSYLDAGMTTLSLIVAKLISRDVLEENYSERKRYFQFGFWHFEPIVLAFNSIILIFVTLYEFLVSIMTVISGGHDINFEKAVIYSFIAACVCFAMGTYERRCNRDIKSDFIALDAKSWIVGGFLLLAVVIVFLCGISLRDGIYDWLIPYVDPVVLMSICLFILPTAIYTMKSATFEIFQMTPIDLDIQVRESLYPIVVRHGFIDFYTYVTKVGRSRFIEIYLIVPPHYPINRIESLDAIRHEVGGAVGGLGEERWLTISFTTQKKWAI, from the coding sequence ATGCAGAACTATAAAGCAAGATCAAAATCAGAAGAATCTCTGTTAAAATTATCTATTTGTGTAACGATTCTTATGGCGTCGGCAAATTTAATTGTTGGTGTTATTACGGGATCTTCATCTATTGTTTTTGATGGGTTTTATTCATATTTAGATGCGGGGATGACAACGCTTTCTTTAATTGTAGCTAAGCTTATTTCTCGCGATGTTTTGGAAGAAAATTACAGCGAGAGAAAGAGGTATTTTCAGTTTGGTTTCTGGCATTTTGAACCTATAGTCTTGGCTTTTAATTCTATTATTTTAATATTTGTAACGCTGTATGAATTTCTGGTTTCTATTATGACTGTTATATCGGGTGGTCATGACATTAATTTTGAAAAGGCTGTTATTTATTCTTTTATAGCCGCATGTGTTTGTTTTGCGATGGGCACATATGAAAGAAGGTGTAATAGGGATATAAAATCTGATTTTATTGCATTAGATGCAAAGTCTTGGATTGTCGGGGGATTTCTTTTACTTGCTGTTGTGATTGTATTTTTGTGCGGCATCTCTCTCAGAGATGGTATATATGACTGGCTTATTCCTTATGTTGATCCAGTGGTTTTAATGTCCATTTGTTTGTTTATTCTCCCAACAGCAATTTATACGATGAAATCTGCGACGTTTGAAATTTTTCAAATGACTCCTATTGACCTTGACATTCAAGTGAGAGAATCTCTTTATCCTATTGTTGTTCGGCATGGTTTTATCGATTTTTATACATATGTTACCAAAGTAGGTCGTTCTCGATTTATAGAGATATACTTGATTGTCCCTCCACATTATCCGATTAATAGAATAGAATCTCTTGACGCTATAAGGCATGAGGTAGGAGGAGCTGTTGGTGGGCTGGGGGAAGAAAGGTGGCTTACAATCTCGTTTACTACACAAAAAAAATGGGCAATTTAA
- a CDS encoding C1 family peptidase yields MSSTIPSKKKAPLSCYNHAANYVITSYHRIEQDINHLKSCLADGSPFVFGFAVYDSWISSQDEPSTCIPLPTPDDKLAGGHAVLCVGYDDSTQLFRFRNSWGENAGDKGNFYIPYDYISNPQLASDFWVIYTVKN; encoded by the coding sequence ATTTCCTCCACAATCCCGAGCAAGAAAAAAGCCCCTTTATCTTGCTATAATCATGCAGCTAATTATGTCATTACCAGTTATCATCGTATTGAACAGGATATCAATCACTTAAAAAGTTGCCTTGCCGATGGTTCTCCGTTTGTGTTCGGTTTTGCAGTATATGACAGTTGGATCAGCAGTCAAGATGAACCATCCACGTGTATTCCCTTACCAACACCTGATGATAAACTAGCCGGAGGACATGCTGTTTTATGCGTGGGATACGATGATAGCACACAACTTTTTCGCTTCCGCAATTCATGGGGAGAAAACGCCGGAGATAAAGGGAATTTTTATATTCCATACGATTATATAAGTAATCCTCAATTAGCATCTGATTTTTGGGTAATTTATACAGTTAAAAATTAA
- a CDS encoding phage capsid protein, translating into MVQNFENILLPNVKSKISLLLNGEKPGIIGCTDVRNNVDGDSFFAYLSNGPSNGGLKTGENPQPLKAVFHFVLCSVSLRIIKPKAYHDAIAIDDKITHDLAKVLGNSLLELAESEVIRGAFGENTVGSNSSPSTKNFDPNMIIPVDYKSSPSSTTSVAEKIGFAFATLHGKCGNVDTSELFLALTSGACESLWNDIRMADNGSFQFANIENRSLTHFAGFKIVICDHLPGGKNSPKEFDDEGKMIAKDSIPLKTVSTAPGSKDKVKSYALFWERSGLVTAFWKDVKVALQTHDDRCGAQSMYASFKLGACRSDESRVGYIEIDV; encoded by the coding sequence ATGGTACAAAATTTTGAAAATATTCTACTCCCTAATGTAAAAAGTAAAATAAGCCTTTTATTGAATGGTGAAAAACCAGGAATTATAGGCTGTACAGATGTAAGAAATAACGTTGATGGGGATAGTTTTTTTGCTTACTTAAGCAACGGACCTTCGAATGGAGGTCTTAAAACAGGGGAAAACCCCCAGCCCCTAAAAGCAGTGTTTCACTTCGTATTATGCAGTGTTTCACTTCGTATTATAAAGCCTAAAGCTTACCACGATGCTATTGCGATTGATGATAAAATAACTCATGATCTAGCTAAGGTTTTAGGGAATTCTCTTCTTGAATTAGCAGAATCGGAAGTTATTAGAGGAGCTTTTGGCGAAAACACTGTTGGATCTAATTCAAGTCCATCAACAAAGAATTTCGATCCAAATATGATTATTCCTGTTGATTATAAATCATCACCGTCATCGACTACTTCTGTTGCGGAAAAGATTGGCTTTGCATTTGCCACTCTTCATGGGAAATGCGGTAATGTAGATACTTCTGAATTGTTTCTAGCGTTGACAAGTGGGGCTTGTGAAAGTTTATGGAATGATATTCGCATGGCGGATAATGGTTCGTTCCAATTTGCAAATATTGAAAATCGTTCTCTTACACATTTTGCTGGGTTTAAAATAGTCATTTGTGATCACCTGCCAGGCGGGAAAAATTCTCCTAAAGAGTTTGACGATGAAGGGAAGATGATTGCTAAAGACTCCATACCACTTAAAACTGTTTCTACTGCTCCAGGATCAAAAGATAAAGTAAAAAGCTATGCTTTGTTTTGGGAGCGCTCTGGTCTTGTAACCGCTTTCTGGAAAGACGTTAAGGTTGCACTCCAGACACACGATGATAGGTGTGGAGCGCAGTCTATGTACGCTTCTTTCAAGTTAGGAGCATGTCGTTCAGACGAATCTCGTGTTGGATATATTGAGATTGATGTATAG